A single genomic interval of Streptomyces sp. NBC_00663 harbors:
- a CDS encoding cobyrinate a,c-diamide synthase, with protein MSSSVSVPRLVIAAPSSGSGKTTVATGLMAAFAARGLAVSAHKVGPDYIDPGYHSLATGRVGRNLDAYLCGPELIGPLFAHGARGCDIAVVEGVMGLYDGAAGEGELASTAHVAKLLRAPVVLVVDASSQSRSVAALVHGFASWDPEVRVGGVILNKVASDRHEELLREALESAGVPVLGVLRRVAQVDTPSRHLGLVPVAERRGAAVEAVAAMAAQVAAGCDLGALEALARAAGPVPGGSAPWTPVSPAHHPTRSVEKRGTDVAAPGDTGNPVVAVAGGPAFTFSYAEHIELLAAAGADVVTFDPLRDEELPPGTRGLVIGGGFPEVYAAELSANEPLRKAVGELALSGAPVAAECAGLLYLCRELDGLPMCGVLDASARMSERLTLGYRDAVAVNDSSLAVAGTRMRGHEFHRTVVEPGAGAAPAWGVRAPARRVEGFVQQGVHASYLHTHWASQPGVARRFVERCRTS; from the coding sequence ATGTCCTCCTCCGTCTCCGTCCCTCGGCTGGTCATCGCCGCGCCCTCGTCCGGGAGCGGGAAGACCACCGTCGCCACGGGGTTGATGGCCGCGTTCGCCGCGCGGGGGCTTGCCGTGTCTGCGCACAAGGTCGGGCCGGACTACATCGACCCCGGGTATCACTCGCTCGCCACCGGGCGGGTGGGGCGGAATCTCGACGCGTACCTGTGCGGTCCCGAGTTGATCGGGCCGTTGTTCGCGCACGGGGCGCGGGGGTGTGACATCGCCGTCGTCGAGGGTGTGATGGGGCTGTACGACGGGGCCGCGGGGGAAGGTGAACTGGCGTCCACCGCTCATGTCGCGAAGCTGTTGCGGGCGCCGGTGGTGCTGGTCGTCGACGCGTCGTCGCAGTCTCGGTCGGTGGCGGCGCTCGTGCACGGGTTCGCTTCGTGGGATCCGGAGGTGCGGGTCGGGGGTGTGATCCTCAACAAGGTCGCGTCCGATCGGCATGAGGAGCTGCTGCGGGAGGCGTTGGAGTCGGCCGGGGTGCCGGTGCTCGGGGTGCTGCGGCGGGTGGCTCAGGTGGATACGCCTTCGCGGCATCTGGGGTTGGTGCCGGTCGCCGAGCGGCGGGGGGCTGCGGTTGAGGCGGTTGCGGCGATGGCGGCGCAGGTTGCGGCAGGGTGCGATCTGGGCGCGTTGGAAGCACTTGCCCGCGCTGCTGGTCCCGTACCAGGGGGCTCCGCCCCCTGGACCCCCGTGTCGCCCGCCCACCACCCGACTCGGTCGGTCGAAAAGCGAGGCACGGACGTCGCCGCCCCTGGCGATACGGGCAACCCCGTAGTTGCCGTCGCCGGTGGGCCCGCGTTCACCTTCTCCTATGCCGAGCACATCGAGCTGCTCGCCGCCGCCGGTGCCGACGTCGTCACCTTCGACCCCCTTCGTGATGAGGAACTGCCCCCCGGCACCCGCGGGTTGGTCATCGGTGGTGGGTTCCCCGAGGTGTACGCCGCCGAGTTGTCCGCCAACGAACCCCTGCGCAAGGCCGTCGGTGAGCTCGCCCTCAGCGGCGCTCCTGTCGCCGCCGAATGTGCCGGGCTGCTCTACCTGTGCCGTGAACTCGACGGGCTTCCCATGTGCGGGGTGCTCGACGCGTCCGCGCGGATGAGCGAGCGGCTCACGCTGGGGTACCGGGACGCCGTGGCCGTCAACGACAGTTCCCTCGCCGTCGCCGGGACGCGGATGCGGGGGCACGAGTTTCACCGGACCGTCGTGGAGCCCGGCGCGGGGGCGGCTCCCGCATGGGGGGTGCGCGCCCCTGCGCGGCGCGTCGAAGGTTTCGTACAACAAGGTGTGCACGCGAGTTATCTGCACACGCACTGGGCGTCGCAGCCCGGTGTGGCCCGTCGGTTCGTGGAGAGGTGCCGGACGTCATGA
- the cobO gene encoding cob(I)yrinic acid a,c-diamide adenosyltransferase produces the protein MPQGQPSVVPDDGLTTRQRRNRPLVVVHTGIGKGKSTAAFGLALRAWNQGWPIGVFQFVKSAKWKVGEENALRVLGESGEGGSVDWHKMGEGWSWVQRDAQMDNEEKAREGWEQVKRDLAAETYQLYVLDEFAYPMHWGWVDTDEVIAVLRDRPGTQHVVITGRNAPEKLVDFADLVTDMSKVKHPMDAGQKGQRGIEW, from the coding sequence ATGCCTCAGGGACAGCCGAGTGTGGTGCCGGACGATGGGCTGACCACGCGTCAGCGACGTAATCGTCCTTTGGTGGTGGTGCACACCGGGATCGGGAAGGGGAAGTCCACCGCCGCGTTCGGGCTCGCTCTGCGGGCCTGGAACCAGGGGTGGCCCATCGGGGTGTTCCAGTTCGTCAAGTCGGCGAAGTGGAAGGTCGGCGAGGAGAACGCGCTGCGGGTGCTCGGGGAGTCCGGTGAGGGCGGGTCCGTCGACTGGCACAAGATGGGCGAGGGCTGGTCCTGGGTTCAGCGGGACGCCCAGATGGACAACGAGGAGAAGGCCCGGGAAGGCTGGGAGCAGGTCAAGCGGGACCTCGCCGCCGAGACGTACCAGCTGTATGTCCTCGACGAGTTCGCCTACCCCATGCACTGGGGGTGGGTCGACACCGATGAGGTCATCGCTGTGCTGCGGGATCGGCCGGGGACCCAGCATGTCGTCATCACCGGGCGGAACGCTCCCGAGAAATTGGTCGACTTCGCCGATCTCGTGACCGACATGTCCAAGGTGAAGCATCCGATGGACGCCGGGCAGAAGGGGCAGCGGGGTATCGAGTGGTGA